The Tessaracoccus aquimaris sequence ACGCGTAGGCGCTCACCGATTCCCCGAAGTCCGCGCCGCGGGCGTCGGCGTCGAGCACCCAGCGCTGGTTCTCCCACCACTCGTCGTCGGTTCCGTAGGCGGCGACGATGCCCCCGAACAGGCGGGCGACCTGCCGCTGCGTGGGGGAGGCCGACTCGTCCACGGCGCCGCTGGGCGGCGTGACGACCCACCCCGTCTCGCCGTCACCCCAGGTGATGAGTTCGTAGTCGATGCCGTCGGAGGTGAAGGGCTGGACCTGCGCGGAGGCAAGCAGAGCCGTGAAGGTCCCGGCCCCGTCCACGCCGCCACGGTCCCACGCGTGGGTCTCGGCGGGTTGGGTCTCGGGGGCGACGGGGAAGGAGTCGCTGCTGAGGAATGCGTCCCAGGTTGTCATGCGTCGATGCTAGTCGGACGCCGGTTCACTGGCTCTGCAGCAGTTCGAAGACGCCGTCGAGGGTCTCGTTCGGGCGGAACGGGAACTGCTCGACGACGGCGGGCGTCGAGATGCCGGTCAGCACAAGCACGGTGTGCAGGCCCGCCTCGATGCCCGCGACGATGTCGGTGTCCATCCGGTCACCGATCATGCCGGTGGTCTCGGAGTGCGCCTTGATCTTGTTGAGCGCGGAGCGGAACATCATCGGGTTCGGTTTGCCGACCACGTACGGCTCCTTGCCGGTCGCCTTGGTGATCAGCGCCGCGATCGCACCGGTGGCAGGCACGATGCCGTCGAGCGCCGGGCCGGTCGCGTCGGGGTTGGTGACGATGAAGCGCGAGCCTGCGTCGATCAACCGGATGACGGTGGTGATGGACTCGAAGGAGTAGGTGCGGGTCTCACCGACGACCACGAAGTCGGGGTGCCGATCGGTCATGATCATCCCCTTCTCGTGCAGGGCGGTGATCAGGCCGGCCTCGCCGACCACGTAGCAGGAGCCGCCCGGCTTCTGCTCGGCCAGGAACTGCGCCGTCGCCATCGCGGAGGTCCAGATCCGATCCTCAGGCACGTCGAGGCCCGCGTCGCGCAGTCGCGCCGACAGGTCGCGAGGCGTGTAACTGGAGTTGTTGGTCAGCACCAGGAACGGCGTGTCGTTGCGGCGCCACTGCTCGATCAGTTCGGGCGCCCCAGGCAGCGCGCGCGAGTCGTGGACGAGCACCCCGTCCATGTCGGTGAGCCAGCAGGTGATGTCAGAGCGGGTGCGCATGGCCATCACCGTAGGGCATCCCCCGCGGCGGGTGGGACGGGGCCGATGATCGGATGAGCCCTCCTCGCGCCGAACCCGATAGATTGGGCCCGTGGCAGACACCGTTGAGCACGCGATCCAGACCCCTGAGCTCGAGCAGCCCTACGCGGCGCTCGGCGTCAAGGACGACGAGTACACCCGGATCCGCGAGATCCTCGGCCGCCGCCCCACCTCGGCCGAGCTGGCCATGTACTCCGTGATGTGGTCGGAGCACTGCTCCTACAAGTCCTCCAAGGTGCACCTGAAGAAGTTCGGCGCGCTGTCCCAGGAGACGCCCCGCGGGCCGCTGCTTGCTGGCATCGGCGAGAACGCGGGCGTCGTCGACATCGGCCAGGGCTACGCCGTCACGTTCAAGGCGGAGTCGCACAACCACCCCTCCTATGTCGAGCCTTACCAGGGCGCTGCGACCGGCGTCGGCGGCATCGTCCGCGACATCCTCGCGATGGGCGCCCGCCCGATCGGCGTGATGGACTCGCTGCGCTTCGGCCCGCTCGACGAGCCCGACACGCTGCGGGTGTTGCCTGGCGTCGTCGCGGGCGTCGGCGGCTACGGCAACTGCCTCGGGCTGCCCAACATCGGCGGCGAGGTCCAGTTCGACCCCTCCTACCTCGGTAACCCGCTGGTCAACGCGCTGTGCGTCGGCGTGCTGCGCCACGAGGACCTGCACCTCGCCCACGCCACCGGCGTCGGCAACCAGGTGATCCTGTTCGGCGCCGCGACCGGCGGCGACGGCATCGGCGGCGCGTCGATCCTCGCGTCCGAGACCTTCGACGAGACCGGCCCCGCGAAGCGGCCGAGCGTGCAGGTCGGCGACCCGTTCATGGAGAAGCTTCTGATCGAGTGCACGCTTGAGCTGTTCCAGGCGGGCATCGTCAACGGCATCCAGGACTTCGGCGCCGCCGGCATCTCGTGCGCCACCTCCGAGCTTGCGTCGGCCGGCGACGGCGGCATGTTCGTCGACCTCGACCTCGTCCCGCTGCGCGACCCGAATCTCGCGCCGGAGGAGATCCTGATGAGCGAGTCTCAGGAGCGCATGATGGCGGTCGTCGAGCCCGCCAATGTCGAGCGCTTCATGGAGATCTGCGCCAAGTGGGACGTGCTCGCAACGGTCGTCGGCGAGGTCATCGAGGGCGACCGGCTGATCATCCAGTGGCACGGCGAGACCATCGTCGACGTCGACCCCAGGACGGTCGCGCACGAGGGCCCCGTCTACGAGCGCCCGTACCACCGCCCCGAGTGGCTGGACGCCGTCAACGCCGACCCCGCGGAGGCGCTGCCCCGCGACAACTCCGCAGAGGGGTCCGTGCCGCGGTGCTCGGCGTGCTCGCGCATCCCAACGTCGCGGACAAGACGTGGGTCACGCAGCAGTACGACCGCTATGTGCGGGGCAACTCCGTGCTCGCGCAACCCGAGAACTCCGGGATGCTGCGCATCGACGAGGAGACCGGGCTCGGCATCGCCCTTTCGCTTGACGCCAACTCTCGATTCTCCTACCTGAACCCGTACCTCGGGGCGCAGTTGTCGCTGGCCGAGGCATACCGCAACGTCGCCGTGACCGGCGCGGAGCCCGTCGCCATCACCGACTGCCTCAACTTCGGTTCCCCCGAGGACCCCGAGGTGATGTGGCAGTTCTCCGAGGCCGTGATCGGCCTGGTCGACGGCTGCCGCGAACTCGGCGTCCCCGTCACGGGCGGCAACGTCAGCCTGTACAACCAGACGGCGTCCACGCCGATCCTGCCGACGCCCACCATCGGCGTGCTTGGCGTGATCGACGACGTCGCCACCCGGATCCGCAGCGGCTTCCAGCACCCGGGCGACGCGATCTACCTGCTCGGCGAGACCCGCGAGGAACTGTCGGGGTCCATCTGGGAGGCCGTCACTGCGCCCGGACATCTTGGCGGCGTGCCCCCGAAGGTCGACCTGGCCGCGGAGAAGGCGCTCGCCTCGGTGATGGGGGAGTGCGCAAAGCGCGGCCTGCTCACCTCCGCCCACGACGTCAGCGAGGGCGGCGTCGCGGCGACGCTTGCCGAGTCGGCCTTCCGCAACGGGGTCGGCTTCGCGGTCACGCTGGAGGGTGAGCCGACCGTCGCTCTGTTCTCCGAGTCTGCGGCGCGCGCCGTCGTGTCGCTGCCCGGCTCGTCTGTCGCGGAGTTCGAGGCGCTCTGCGCCGAGCGCGGCGTCCCTGCGCAGCGGATCGGCGAGGTGACGGGCGAGTCGGAACTGGAGTTCGTCGGCCTGATCTCGCTGTCGCTGGATGAGACGAGGGACGTGTGGCTCGCGCCGATCCCCTCGGCCCTGAACGCAGGCTGAGCAGCGCTGGTTGAGCCATGAGGCGGCGCGGAGCGGCGCCTCATCGGTCGAAACCCTTGGCGTCCGGTGCTGGGACCTGCTGGTTGAGCCAGCCCCGGCGACGGAGTCGCCCGCTGCTGTGTCGAAACCCCTGGCGTCCGGTGCTGTGTCTGGGGCCCCCTGTCGGGCGCGGGTGGTTTCGACCGATGAAGTCCGCTGACGCGTCCTTCATGGCTCAACCAGCGCAACTAGGATGGCTGTCATGTCGAGTCGAAGGTGTCTCATCGTCCGCGGCGGCTGGGAGGGGCACGACCCCGTCCGGACCACCGATTCCATCCTGACCTACCTCGAGGCGTCCGGCTTCGACGTGAACGTCGAGTCGTCCACCGAGGCGTACCTCGGCGACCTGGACTCTGTCGACCTCATCGTGCAGTGCGTCACCATGTCCACGATCGCCGACGCTGAGGTCGCGGCGCTGCGGGCCGCAGTGGAGCGCGGCACCGGCCTGGTCGGCTGGCACGGCGGAATCGCCGACTCGTTCCGCAACTCGGCCGACTACAACCAACTCATCGGCGGCCTCTTCGCCGCGCACCCAGGCAAGCCGGAGGAGCACCGGGTGGGGGACGAGACCGACAACTTCATCCGCCACACCATCGAACTCACCGACCTGGGCCGCGAGCACCCGATCACGGCAGGCCTCGACGACTTCGACCTCGAGACCGAGCAGTACTGGGTCCTCAGCGACGACCTCAACGACGTGCTCGCCACCACGACGCTTGCCGCCCGCCCGGGCGACCCGTGGAGCAGGCCGGTGACCTGCCCCGCGGTGTGGACCAGGTCGTGGGGCAAGGGGCGGATCGTCGTCGCAACGCCAGGGCACCGCCTCGAGGACGTCGAGGACCCGAACGTGCGCCAGATCATCGAGAGGGGCATCGCGTGGGCGAGCCGCTGAGGGTCGGCATCGTCGGCCTCGGCAACATCCTCGGCCAGTACCTCGACACGTTCGCCGCGCTGCCCGACGTGACGGTCGCCGCGGTCGCGGACCTCGACGCCGAGCGGGCCGCCGACGTCGCGGCCGACCTGAGCCGGACGCAGGGGGAGGCGGCCAGGGCGGTGACGCTCGAGGACCTGCTGAGCGCCGACGACGTCGACGTCGTGCTGAACCTGACCACCCCCGCCGCGCACGCCCGGGTCGCGCTGGCAGCCATCGCGGCGGGCAAGCCCGTCTACGGCGAGAAGCCCCTCGCCGCGACCATGGCGGAGGCGGCCGAGGTGATGCGTGCCGCCGAGGCGCGCGGCGTCGACGTGCTCTGCGCGCCGGACACGGTGCTCGGCGTCGGCATCCAGACCGCCAGGAGGGCCGTCGACGACGGCCTCATCGGTGAGCCGGTCGCGGCGACCGCCACCATGGTCACGCCCGGCCATGAGGCCTGGCACCCGAACCCGGACTTCTACTACCTGCCCGGAGGCGGCCCGCTGATGGACATGGGCCCCTACTACGTCACGGCCCTGGTGCACCTGCTCGGCCCCGTCGTCTCGGTCGTCGGCGTCGGGTCCCGTAGCCGCGCGGCGCGCACCGTCGCGTCCGGCCCGCGGGCCGGGGAGTCGTTCCCCGTCGAGGTCGACACGCACGTCACCGGCGTGCTGAGCCACGCCTCGGGCGCCGTCGCGACACTGGTGATGAGCTTCGACGCCGTCGCCACCGCCTCGTCGCACCTGGAGGTCCACGGCACCGCGGGCAGCCTCGCGGTGCCCGATCCCAACCAGTTCGACGGTGAGGTCCGGCTGGCGCCGCTCGGCGGTGACGGCTTCGCGGCGATCCCCCCGTCGGCGGGCTACGTCGAGGCGGGGCGCGGCATCGGCCTGTTCGACTGGGCCGAGAACCGGCCCAGCGCCCCGCGCGTCTCGGGCGAGGTCGGGCTGCACGTGCTGGAGATCATGGAGTCGCTGCTGAAGAGCGACGGTCGCACCATCGCGCTCGGCAGCACCGCTGCGCGGCCCGACCCGGTGCCCCTCACGATGTGTCGCTGACCCAGCACTGACGGTCGGCTCAGGCCGCGAGGAGGTCGTCGAGTTCCGCCGCGAACTCCCAGGCGGCCTCCACGTCCTCCATGGTCGCGCCGGGTCGCTTCTCGGAGCCGTAC is a genomic window containing:
- a CDS encoding ThuA domain-containing protein gives rise to the protein MSSRRCLIVRGGWEGHDPVRTTDSILTYLEASGFDVNVESSTEAYLGDLDSVDLIVQCVTMSTIADAEVAALRAAVERGTGLVGWHGGIADSFRNSADYNQLIGGLFAAHPGKPEEHRVGDETDNFIRHTIELTDLGREHPITAGLDDFDLETEQYWVLSDDLNDVLATTTLAARPGDPWSRPVTCPAVWTRSWGKGRIVVATPGHRLEDVEDPNVRQIIERGIAWASR
- a CDS encoding Gfo/Idh/MocA family protein, which codes for MGEPLRVGIVGLGNILGQYLDTFAALPDVTVAAVADLDAERAADVAADLSRTQGEAARAVTLEDLLSADDVDVVLNLTTPAAHARVALAAIAAGKPVYGEKPLAATMAEAAEVMRAAEARGVDVLCAPDTVLGVGIQTARRAVDDGLIGEPVAATATMVTPGHEAWHPNPDFYYLPGGGPLMDMGPYYVTALVHLLGPVVSVVGVGSRSRAARTVASGPRAGESFPVEVDTHVTGVLSHASGAVATLVMSFDAVATASSHLEVHGTAGSLAVPDPNQFDGEVRLAPLGGDGFAAIPPSAGYVEAGRGIGLFDWAENRPSAPRVSGEVGLHVLEIMESLLKSDGRTIALGSTAARPDPVPLTMCR
- a CDS encoding HAD-IIA family hydrolase, translated to MRTRSDITCWLTDMDGVLVHDSRALPGAPELIEQWRRNDTPFLVLTNNSSYTPRDLSARLRDAGLDVPEDRIWTSAMATAQFLAEQKPGGSCYVVGEAGLITALHEKGMIMTDRHPDFVVVGETRTYSFESITTVIRLIDAGSRFIVTNPDATGPALDGIVPATGAIAALITKATGKEPYVVGKPNPMMFRSALNKIKAHSETTGMIGDRMDTDIVAGIEAGLHTVLVLTGISTPAVVEQFPFRPNETLDGVFELLQSQ